A single genomic interval of Halorubrum aethiopicum harbors:
- a CDS encoding ATP-binding protein, whose translation MGVATNPSELVVLVEQSGNLSRRLKTALVTDGYEVTTVDTASECIRLAEQRSVAGVVSEYALPDFDGVNLLRSIRISNPTLPFILVPTEGSESIAGEAIAAGVSGYVPQADDTKTVLSRIRADIDNRNSSLDEESHHRYQRLVQMAPAPINIFDEAGTTIWGNDAVVELLGLESRYELVGRSIFEFIHPDDRPVARQELETVIDEKDSVGPTAMKLLRPDDQVRHIQVATAIGSYLGGDIGQAIILDVTEREEFARQLAVLSTWLRHNIRNEMNIVHGIAGELREENVPRVGESATAIQAHVEHLVDQADRGQEMVELLVGKPPLVSLSVTSAIDDQIQTKQTEYPHAEIDGVQEATVEIEATPQFPKAIGELIENAIEHNDTETPHVQVELERPDQTTIGIRVRDDGPGIPAVEKELLRLEQPIDQLNHGSGLGLLFVHSVVTQSDGSLRFGENKPRGSVVTVTVPTELDN comes from the coding sequence ATGGGGGTTGCTACCAATCCATCTGAATTGGTCGTACTGGTCGAACAAAGTGGCAACCTCAGCCGACGACTCAAAACGGCGTTAGTCACTGATGGATACGAAGTCACGACTGTGGATACAGCCAGCGAATGTATCCGACTGGCCGAACAGCGGTCAGTAGCCGGCGTTGTGAGCGAATACGCGCTCCCTGATTTCGACGGCGTCAACCTGCTTCGCTCGATTCGGATCTCTAACCCGACGCTGCCCTTCATTTTGGTACCGACGGAAGGCTCCGAATCGATCGCAGGAGAGGCGATCGCTGCCGGAGTAAGCGGCTACGTGCCGCAAGCCGATGACACGAAAACCGTTCTCTCGCGGATCCGGGCCGATATTGACAACAGGAACTCCTCACTAGATGAGGAGAGTCATCATCGGTATCAACGACTCGTTCAGATGGCACCAGCTCCGATCAACATTTTTGATGAGGCGGGGACCACGATTTGGGGAAACGATGCCGTAGTGGAGTTACTCGGCCTTGAGAGTCGATATGAACTCGTCGGACGGTCGATTTTTGAGTTCATCCACCCGGATGATCGACCCGTTGCTCGCCAGGAACTCGAAACCGTTATCGACGAGAAGGACTCCGTCGGCCCAACCGCAATGAAACTCCTTCGACCCGACGATCAAGTACGACACATTCAGGTCGCTACTGCGATCGGCAGTTATCTTGGAGGCGATATCGGACAGGCAATCATCCTCGACGTGACCGAGCGTGAGGAGTTCGCCCGTCAGTTAGCGGTTCTCAGTACGTGGCTCCGGCACAACATCCGAAACGAAATGAATATCGTGCACGGAATTGCGGGAGAACTGCGTGAGGAGAACGTACCACGCGTTGGAGAGAGTGCGACTGCCATTCAAGCACACGTTGAACATCTGGTTGATCAAGCAGACCGGGGACAGGAGATGGTTGAACTGCTCGTAGGGAAACCGCCGCTCGTTTCTCTCAGTGTCACAAGCGCGATCGACGACCAGATCCAAACGAAGCAAACGGAATATCCACACGCAGAAATCGATGGTGTGCAGGAAGCTACTGTCGAGATTGAGGCGACGCCACAGTTTCCGAAGGCGATCGGGGAGCTGATCGAGAACGCAATCGAACACAACGATACTGAGACGCCGCACGTGCAGGTCGAATTGGAACGCCCTGATCAGACTACGATCGGGATTCGTGTCCGTGATGACGGCCCTGGAATTCCTGCAGTTGAGAAAGAACTGTTGCGATTGGAACAGCCGATCGATCAACTGAACCACGGATCCGGACTCGGGTTACTGTTCGTTCATAGTGTCGTTACTCAATCGGATGGCTCCCTACGGTTTGGAGAAAATAAACCACGTGGGAGTGTCGTCACAGTAACCGTCCCGACCGAACTCGACAACTGA
- a CDS encoding lamin tail domain-containing protein produces the protein MSTRRLLGIFAVLGLVLLAGCAGAITDTDGEPVSPTETDEQPTTEIETTGETAPEGELAVHQLNVGQGSSTLVIGPDGETLLIDSGDWRDDGEGVIAYLESQDVTRIDHLVTTHPDADHIGGHAAVIEHFETEHDGVGAVYDPGIASSSATYDEYLDAVETHNVTLYRTQAGDSIQMSGVEAKILAPPEGYLANEDRNENSIVIHLQFGASSFLLPGDGETASEEYLVETYGDSLNSTVLAVGHHGSQSSTSEAFLEAASPQAAVISSAYDSQYGHPHEEVLVRLESDSIPTYWTATHGTTTFTSNGSAVTVATQQDAPTTATDLRSSDAIEPETDSPVTDRFVIDADGSGTTPITDPTETTANTPEETPTATLETTALDIVAIHADAEGNDRENLNDEYVVFENTGTSSIDLSNWELADAADHTYSFPDGTVLAPGDTITIYTGSGTDTESEVYWGQSSPVWNNDGDTVILLNDKGTTVIEETY, from the coding sequence ATGTCGACCCGTCGTCTTCTGGGAATATTTGCGGTTCTTGGGCTGGTTCTCCTCGCAGGATGCGCTGGGGCGATCACCGATACTGATGGAGAACCGGTTTCGCCGACAGAGACAGACGAACAACCGACAACAGAGATCGAGACAACAGGCGAGACAGCACCAGAGGGCGAGTTAGCTGTTCATCAGTTGAATGTCGGGCAAGGATCGAGCACACTTGTTATTGGGCCAGATGGTGAAACGCTCCTCATTGACAGTGGGGACTGGAGGGATGATGGTGAGGGCGTTATTGCGTATCTCGAATCCCAGGACGTGACGCGAATTGATCACCTCGTGACTACCCACCCTGATGCGGACCATATCGGTGGCCACGCTGCGGTGATTGAACACTTCGAGACCGAACACGATGGCGTTGGGGCGGTGTACGATCCCGGTATTGCGTCGAGTTCGGCAACGTACGACGAGTACCTCGATGCGGTTGAGACACACAATGTAACCCTCTACCGGACACAGGCAGGGGACTCGATCCAAATGTCCGGAGTGGAGGCGAAGATCCTCGCGCCGCCGGAAGGATATCTTGCCAACGAGGATCGGAATGAAAACAGTATCGTCATACACCTCCAGTTCGGTGCGTCAAGCTTCTTACTCCCAGGTGATGGAGAAACCGCGAGTGAAGAATATCTCGTTGAAACCTATGGTGACAGTCTCAATTCCACGGTGCTCGCCGTCGGCCATCACGGGAGTCAATCGAGTACGAGCGAGGCGTTTCTTGAGGCCGCCTCTCCGCAAGCAGCTGTGATCTCGAGCGCGTATGATTCGCAGTACGGACACCCGCACGAAGAGGTCTTGGTGCGGTTGGAATCGGACTCAATCCCGACGTACTGGACCGCGACGCACGGGACAACCACGTTCACGAGCAATGGATCGGCCGTGACGGTCGCAACACAACAGGACGCACCGACGACTGCAACAGATCTCCGGTCGAGCGACGCGATCGAACCTGAGACGGATAGCCCTGTGACGGACCGGTTCGTGATCGATGCGGATGGATCGGGAACAACGCCCATTACGGATCCAACTGAAACGACAGCTAACACGCCAGAGGAAACTCCGACGGCGACGCTTGAGACCACTGCTCTCGATATCGTCGCTATCCACGCTGACGCGGAGGGGAACGACCGAGAGAACCTGAACGACGAGTACGTCGTTTTCGAGAATACGGGAACATCGTCGATAGATCTTTCCAACTGGGAGCTTGCTGATGCAGCCGATCACACGTACAGCTTCCCCGACGGGACCGTTCTTGCTCCCGGCGATACAATCACTATCTACACAGGCAGCGGAACTGATACCGAGAGTGAAGTGTACTGGGGACAATCCAGCCCTGTCTGGAATAATGACGGTGACACTGTCATCCTTCTCAACGACAAAGGGACAACCGTGATCGAGGAAACCTACTGA
- a CDS encoding DUF3006 domain-containing protein, producing MPTHEYTGVIDRLEDDLAVILLEADGEIVDEIVLDHKELPEEAVHPDAVLDITLTDGEVTDLVYDTAETENRKERAQSRFDRLAERPPNDEESS from the coding sequence ATGCCTACCCACGAATACACCGGCGTGATCGATCGTTTAGAGGACGACCTCGCAGTAATCCTGCTAGAAGCAGATGGCGAGATCGTTGATGAGATCGTTCTTGACCATAAGGAACTCCCGGAGGAAGCTGTACATCCCGACGCAGTACTGGATATCACCCTCACTGATGGAGAGGTGACTGACCTCGTGTATGATACGGCCGAGACTGAAAATCGAAAGGAGCGAGCACAGTCTCGGTTTGATCGGCTTGCTGAACGGCCACCCAATGACGAGGAATCTTCGTAG